A genomic window from Lineus longissimus chromosome 17, tnLinLong1.2, whole genome shotgun sequence includes:
- the LOC135501007 gene encoding outer dynein arm-docking complex subunit 3-like, producing MSSGDTARVVWEGWTTKVKDRLNEVRGKLKLKEFDHKVHYEWTEDERRRNEEVLIGLRQDVRSRRFELKRNADCIDSKVINNVFQDRREKRMSLQRFTAKEAVTEMDQLVCAKAKFLNALHYARVTSEEKLRQFKAGLVCMSSAMEKTSEQLENEQRIRNLENALDKARMKCDMGRSIGHQYEFIVKKMKEESLCYPGKLDVMENEIMYQRGQLKEMRRVLKVARDAREVSREELTTLEQDCQGAKRKRDQLLVATRKEVEQRKSTWDEKPPANSKRAIKALDNMSSVESHDCTRVEAEKIAVRNRRFHYDDIFERIKDETYLTSLHDFIDRIEQQEDVRRRLTEKTIDLRKNIDFADEDRQKLQDDRSKLRYAVGGRISSAQNAMSQFFDNIHQQQERKEYYQEELHMSGRLITDVKTVILGLMAKLKAMKLKPDVRNYSHGDVVEDLETCREKMVLLTEGVDQSLAKIGLEDSIQKVIMQPEYHVIRLEQLADNIRKKLSTSFPSISAESYEYDTHDINEEMLSRNDIKRIAQAVVDSKTKHPKKNKNKRK from the exons ATGAGTTCTGGAGATACGGCTAGGGTCGTCTGGGAAGGCTGGACAACCAAAGTCAAAGACAGACTCAATGAAGTGAGAGGAAAGTTGAAATTGAAAG AATTCGATCATAAAGTCCACTATGAATGGACAGAAGACGAGAGACGACGTAACGAAGAAGTTCTCATCGGTTTACGCCAGGACGTCCGAAGCAGACGTTTTGAACTCAAACGAAATGCCGATTGTATAGATTCGAAGGTGATCAACAATGTCTTCCAGGACAGAAGGGAGAAGAGGATGTCTTTGCAGAGGTTCACTGCTAAG GAAGCTGTTACTGAAATGGATCAGCTAGTCTGCGCAAAGGCCAAGTTCTTGAACGCTCTCCACTACGCCCGTGTGACGTCTGAGGAAAAATTACGGCAATTCAAAGCAGGTCTGGTCTGCATGAGCTCGGCAATGGAAAAGACATCGGAACAACTCGAAAATGAACAG CGCATCCGAAATCTAGAGAACGCCCTTGATAAGGCCAGAATGAAGTGTGACATGGGCCGGAGTATCGGCCACCAATATGAATTCATcgtgaagaaaatgaaagag GAAAGTCTATGTTATCCTGGGAAGCTTGATGTGATGGAGAATGAAATCATGTACCAGAGAGGTCAGCTCAAAGAAATGAGGAGAGTGCTGAAGGTGGCGCGTGATGCGCGAGAGGTTTCAAGG GAAGAACTGACCACGTTAGAACAGGACTGTCAAGGCGCAAAACGCAAACGGGACCAACTACTAGTCGCCACCCGGAAGGAAGTGGAACAGCGCAAGAGTACATGGGATGAGAAACCACCAGCCAACAGCAAACGG GCAATAAAGGCTCTAG ATAATATGAGCTCGGTTGAATCGCATGATTGTACCCGTGTTGAGGCGGAGAAGATAGCAGTCAGAAACAGGCGGTTTCACTACGACGACATATTCGAGAGAATAAAAGATGAAACATATCTGACGTCACTCCAT GACTTCATCGACAGAATTGAACAACAGGAGGACGTCCGTCGCAGGCTGACGGAGAAGACGATTGACCTGAGAAAGAATATCGACTTCGCCGATGAGGATAGGCAAAAACTCCAAGATGACAGAAGCAAGCTGAGATATGCAGTCGGTGGGAGAATTTCCAG TGCGCAAAATGCAATGAGCCAGTTTTTTGACAACATTCATCAACAGCAAGAGAGGAAGGAATATTACCAAGAGGAACTGCACATGTCAGGAAGACTCATTACAGACGTCAAGACTGTCATCCTTGGTCTCATGGCTAAACTTAAAGCTATGAAACTTAAACCT GATGTGAGGAACTACTCCCATGGTGACGTCGTGGAAGATCTTGAGACTTGCCGCGAGAAAATGGTGTTGCTTACGGAGGGCGTGGACCAGTCCCTCGCGAAGATTGGTTTGGAGGATTCTATCCAAAAAGTCATCATGCAACCAGAG TACCATGTGATCCGACTTGAGCAGCTAGCAGATAACATAAGAAAAAAACTATCAACGAGTTTCCCGTCTATAAGCGCTG AAAGTTACGAGTACGACACTCATGACATCAATGAGGAGATGTTATCACGCAATGATATCAAACGAATCGCACAGGCAGTCGTAGACAGTAAAACAAAGCAtccgaaaaaaaacaaaaataagaGGAAATAG
- the LOC135501008 gene encoding ankyrin-3-like translates to MSEVTVQLSSLYLAYKHSYFDVVEFLISEGASWENLMTPLHLAVVLGKLENVEQILQGNMDIDATDCHLRTPLHLACRLGYNDIAVKLIQNGCDLQRPDCEGHTPLALACHAGHPDIAEFLLSYGADVQGYGKHFPLEIACRRGYTDVVTRLLQCAPYALNNCNSDDILMSASRHCHHDIVQTLLLTILKNKAVIGTRLLSDALCAASISKSFRSVSTARNLVTFGADINLRDSKGRLALHCAIVTNNVPLAKFFIDSGAHATAPSAPGFPGRKTALYLACDKQNFEMTRILIDAGAYVNVCSEGTRLGTPLSVACHHGNLDIAKMLLESGAYVNPPLRSGSLHPLPPLMAILDAWFLNMLERKRVTRSRYIGVFQLLQDSFQARVNKMADIYLLEKACQTDDVQLFLNSFQGNNATFIYEDLNGHCVTPLHTAVKFSAVQISRDLLSRGADVNIMDDITGDTPLHVLCKLKGDACDNDVYLYTSETNGFSSNDDVSESILSMLLARNPNMNQMNYQGELPITITSRNNDVMKVCKLLDHDKTQTSLRNGGSFTALHEAIIHVRMETVSVLMEYGADANATCLQEVNTGEFIEMTPLQLAYKHYSKDIFELLLAKGARQVELGPKIHLATFLGETDDVRSLALCESVNIFDEFGRSPLHIACGVKDKGMVELLFELGAIEKRTTDTEQTPFLVACETGSGDVVSCLLRRGLYTDSAILEAIDVTLSRGHVDVLRELLTHGAVGLTDSNVDNLLEMACERQNVDLAKLILGHCRPKTRVVVDMKTLSNCLCMACERGNRDLVRCLVKYGANVNSRNAKNRYPLHCAMMQGHTKLVSELIDLGARVTSPMGPGYHGDRTALYLLCDRGDIEMASILIRGGASVNIPSDTRPGTPLNSAVYKNNMPIAKLLLEAGACVNARSPRRGWSPINTLLQAWVSNITEGKETEPSEYFETLQLLDDYCVSYNDLYTDDLIQQIYVMDRVSCLRLLQMACGKLQKVNASLLTSMLQNCDLEGLAALTAAGYTILEKVNRLCLENPDCPRLDAMSLEAKDAMTLQSLCRLSVRRHLHSLRGHVRFQVQELPLPNRLKSYLNMDF, encoded by the exons ATGTCCGAGGTGACTGTTCAGTTGTCGTCATTATACCTGGCTTATAAACACTCCTACTTTGACGTTGTTGAGTTTCTTATATCAGAAGGGGCGTCTTGGGAGAACTTGATGACACCCCTTCATCTTGCTGTGGTTCTTggaaaattggaaaatgtggagCAGATCTTGCAAGGCAATATGGACATTGACGCAACAGACTGTCACCTGAGGACACCATTGCATCTAGCATGTCGGCTCGGATACAACGACATCGCCGTGAAGTTAATTCAAAATGGGTGTGACCTTCAACGTCCGGACTGTGAAGGTCATACACCTCTAGCCCTAGCCTGTCACGCTGGTCACCCTGATATCGCAGAGTTTCTGCTATCGTATGGAGCTGACGTCCAAGGTTACGGTAAACATTTCCCGCTAGAGATCGCCTGTCGTCGAGGGTATACAGATGTGGTGACGCGACTATTACAGTGTGCTCCTTACGCTCTCAACAACTGCAACTCAGACGACATCTTGATGTCAGCATCTCGTCACTGCCACCATGACATCGTGCAAACCCTTCTGCTGACGATTTTAAAAAACAAAGCGGTAATTGGCACGAGGTTGCTGAGCGACGCTTTATGTGCAGCATCGATTAGCAAATCGTTTCGGAGTGTCTCAACGGCACGTAATCTCGTGACATTTGGCGCAGACATAAATCTACGCGACAGCAAAGGACGCTTGGCGTTGCATTGCGCCATCGTGACCAATAATGTCCCCTTGGCGAAATTTTTTATAGATTCCGGTGCTCATGCAACTGCGCCTTCAGCACCAGGATTTCCTGGGAGAAAGACTGCACTTTACCTTGCTTGCGATAAGCAAAATTTCGAGATGACCCGTATTCTCATAGATGCAGGTGCGTACGTAAACGTCTGCAGCGAAGGGACGAGATTAGGGACGCCTCTGAGTGTCGCCTGCCACCATGGGAACTTAGACATTGCTAAAATGCTGTTGGAATCAGGAGCCTACGTGAACCCTCCCCTTCGATCCGGGTCTTTGCATCCTCTTCCCCCACTCATGGCAATTCTGGATGCCTGGTTTTTGAACATGCTGGAGCGAAAACGTGTGACTAGATCAAGATACATCGGCGTTTTTCAACTCTTACAAGA TTCATTTCAGGCAAGGgtaaacaaaatggcggatatCTATCTTCTAGAAAAAGCCTGCCAGACAGATGACGTGCAATTGTTTTTGAACAGTTTCCAAGGGAACAATGCCACTTTCATCTACGAGGACCTAAACGGACATTGCGTTACACCATTACATACTGCTGTTAAGTTTAGCGCCGTTCAAATAAGCAGGGACCTTCTGTCGCGTGGTGCTGACGTCAACATCATGGATGACATCACAGGAGACACCCCTTTGCATGTCCTGTGCAAACTTAAAGGAGATGCTTGTGATAATGACGTGTACCTATACACTAGCGAAACTAACGGTTTTTCATCAAATGATGACGTTTCTGAATCCATCTTGAGCATGTTGTTGGCAAGGAACCCAAACATGAACCAAATGAACTATCAGGGGGAATTACCGATCACAATCACCAGCCGcaataatgacgtcatgaaagtTTGTAAACTACTGGATCATGATAAAACTCAAACTAGCCTTCGAAACGGTGGAAGTTTTACGGCGTTGCACGAGGCGATTATTCATGTCAGAATGGAAACAGTCTCCGTGCTCATGGAGTATGGGGCAGACGCCAACGCTACTTGCCTTCAGGAGGTAAACACAGGAGAGTTTATCGAAATGACGCCATTGCAGCTGGCCTACAAACATTACTCCAAGGATATTTTTGAACTTTTGCTGGCGAAAGGGGCAAGACAAGTCGAATTGGGGCCAAAAATTCATTTGGCAACATTCTTGGGAGAGACTGATGACGTCAGATCTCTTGCGCTGTGTGAGAGTGTCAACATTTTCGACGAATTCGGAAGAAGTCCCTTACACATTGCCTGTGGCGTCAAGGATAAAGGTATGGTGGAGTtgttgtttgaattgggagCAATTGAAAAGAGAACGACAGACACAGAGCAGACGCCATTCCTTGTTGCCTGCGAAACCGGAAGTGGTGATGTTGTCAGTTGTTTGCTGCGTCGCGGCTTATACACAGATTCTGCCATTCTGGAGGCAATAGATGTGACTTTGAGTCGCGGCCATGTTGACGTCCTGCGCGAGTTACTGACACATGGTGCCGTGGGTCTGACTGATTCAAATGTGGATAATCTCTTGGAGATGGCGTGTGAGAGACAGAACGTCGATCTCGCAAAGCTGATTCTTGGGCATTGTCGTCCGAAAACTCGCGTGGTGGTGGACATGAAAACTTTGAGCAATTGTCTTTGCATGGCATGTGAGAGGGGCAACCGAGATTTGGTCCGCTGCCTGGTGAAATACGGGGCAAATGTGAATAGCCGGAATGCCAAGAACAGGTACCCGTTGCACTGCGCCATGATGCAGGGCCACACAAAGCTGGTCAGCGAATTGATTGACCTTGGTGCCAGGGTCACCTCCCCGATGGGTCCTGGGTACCATGGTGACCGGACCGCACTCTATCTTCTTTGTGACAGGGGTGACATAGAAATGGCCAGCATTCTCATCAGAGGCGGTGCGTCTGTGAATATACCAAGCGACACACGGCCCGGGACGCCCCTGAACTCGGCTGTCTACAAGAACAACATGCCAATCGCAAAGTTACTGCTTGAAGCTGGAGCATGCGTGAACGCACGCTCCCCAAGAAGAGGTTGGTCTCCTATCAATACTCTCTTGCAAGCCTGGGTCTCAAACATCACAGAGGGAAAAGAAACGGAGCCATCAGAATACTTCGAGACGCTTCAACTCTTGGATGATTACTGCGTCTCTTACAACGATTTGTACACAGACGACCTTATTCAACAAATCTACGTCATGGACAGAGTCAGCTGTCTCCGTCTGCTACAGATGGCATGCGGAAAGCTCCAAAAGGTAAACGCGTCACTGCTGACATCAATGCTCCAGAATTGTGATCTGGAAGGACTAGCCGCACTAACTGCCGCAGGATACACGATTTTGGAGAAGGTAAATCGATTGTGTCTTGAGAACCCGGATTGTCCTCGACTTGACGCCATGTCTCTTGAGGCCAAGGATGCCATGACACTACAATCACTGTGCAGGTTGTCTGTCCGACGTCATCTTCACTCTCTGCGTGGCCATGTGCGTTTCCAGGTACAGGAACTCCCTCTCCCGAACAGACTGAAATCGTACCTGAACATGGACTTTTAA